One Novosphingobium sp. G106 DNA segment encodes these proteins:
- a CDS encoding DUF2271 domain-containing protein, translated as MPHSPLVISGRIVLTGAVLGSAGALAVPAHADTLDVALTLPRMSVAEYHKPYVAIWLEKAGSPARTLSVWYDQGKRNNGGTKWLRDIRTWWRESGRGMQFPADGVSGATRAPGPQRIALPVGTLAPGAYTLVIEAAREAGGREAVRVPFNWTGGRVSGRATGQFELGAVNLTVQR; from the coding sequence ATGCCTCATTCGCCTCTCGTGATTTCCGGCCGCATCGTTCTCACCGGCGCGGTGCTCGGTTCTGCCGGCGCGCTCGCCGTTCCTGCTCATGCGGACACACTGGACGTGGCGCTGACGCTGCCGCGGATGAGCGTCGCCGAATATCACAAGCCCTACGTGGCGATCTGGCTGGAGAAGGCGGGATCGCCGGCGCGTACGCTCTCGGTCTGGTATGACCAGGGCAAGCGCAACAACGGCGGCACCAAGTGGCTGCGCGACATTCGCACCTGGTGGCGCGAATCTGGCCGCGGGATGCAGTTCCCGGCCGACGGCGTCAGCGGCGCGACGCGTGCACCGGGGCCGCAGCGGATTGCACTACCGGTCGGCACCCTGGCGCCGGGCGCCTATACACTGGTGATCGAGGCCGCCCGCGAGGCCGGTGGTCGCGAGGCGGTGCGCGTGCCGTTCAACTGGACGGGCGGCCGCGTCAGCGGACGCGCGACCGGCCAGTTCGAGCTGGGTGCGGTCAACCTGACCGTGCAGCGGTGA
- a CDS encoding nuclear transport factor 2 family protein has protein sequence MSLEQELAELRATVTYLKDRQDILDCIQRESRARDRQDVEQIAGCWWEDGVDEHGAVVTFAPDYPDKANLGHSMNFNLTSHNITNHICDLDGDVANCESYVIGGLYWLDGKSTTIAIGRYLDRLEKRNGEWRIVVRRCTIETTADCDGTWIHSKNVKGFLKGLWSKEDPSYERPYEWKPKEEGVRW, from the coding sequence ATGAGTCTCGAACAGGAACTGGCCGAACTGCGTGCCACGGTGACCTATCTCAAGGACCGGCAGGACATCCTCGACTGCATTCAACGCGAAAGCCGCGCGCGCGACCGGCAGGATGTCGAGCAGATCGCCGGCTGCTGGTGGGAGGACGGCGTCGACGAGCACGGCGCGGTGGTGACTTTCGCGCCGGACTATCCGGACAAGGCCAATCTTGGCCATTCGATGAATTTCAACCTGACCAGCCACAACATCACCAACCACATTTGCGACCTCGATGGCGATGTCGCCAATTGCGAATCCTACGTGATCGGCGGACTTTACTGGCTCGACGGCAAGAGCACGACGATCGCCATCGGCCGCTATCTCGACCGGCTGGAAAAGCGCAACGGCGAATGGCGGATCGTCGTGCGCCGCTGCACGATCGAGACGACCGCCGATTGCGACGGCACCTGGATCCACTCGAAGAACGTCAAGGGCTTCCTCAAGGGCCTGTGGAGCAAGGAAGACCCCTCCTACGAACGCCCATACGAATGGAAGCCCAAGGAGGAAGGCGTTCGCTGGTGA
- a CDS encoding chemotaxis response regulator protein-glutamate methylesterase: MPKVRTRVLVIDDSASVRQTMTSILEQDPELEVMATASDPFAAAKIIQQTLPDVITLDVEMPRMDGITFLRKLMSQCPIPVVMCSSLTEEGSETLLQAMEAGAVDVILKPQIGVADHLVEHHLEICDVVKGAARARVRGRPSRIVAKVEPQAKLTADVMLPPPTNRAMSRTTEKVVCLGASTGGTEAIRQVLTALPANAPGMVIVQHMPESFTKAFAKRLDGLCEVGVKEAEHGDPVLRGHVLIAPGGRHMLLERQGARYHVAIKDGPLVSRHRPSVDVLFRSAARAAGSNAIGVIMTGMGDDGARGMLEMKQAGGRTIAQDEATSIVFGMPKEAIARGGAERVAPLGSIARELLQAAAA, from the coding sequence ATGCCGAAAGTCCGCACCCGCGTCCTGGTGATCGACGATTCCGCCAGCGTCCGCCAGACGATGACCTCGATCCTCGAGCAGGATCCGGAGCTCGAGGTGATGGCCACGGCTTCCGATCCCTTCGCTGCGGCGAAGATCATCCAGCAGACGCTGCCTGACGTGATCACGCTCGACGTCGAGATGCCGCGGATGGACGGGATCACCTTCCTGCGCAAGCTGATGAGCCAGTGCCCGATCCCCGTGGTGATGTGCTCGTCGCTGACCGAGGAAGGCTCTGAGACGCTGCTCCAGGCTATGGAGGCGGGTGCGGTCGACGTGATCCTCAAGCCGCAGATCGGCGTCGCCGACCATCTCGTCGAGCATCACCTCGAGATCTGCGACGTGGTCAAGGGAGCCGCGCGCGCGCGGGTGCGCGGGCGGCCTTCGCGGATTGTGGCGAAAGTCGAGCCGCAGGCCAAGCTCACCGCCGACGTGATGCTGCCGCCACCCACCAACCGCGCGATGAGCCGCACCACCGAGAAGGTCGTCTGCCTCGGCGCTTCGACCGGGGGCACCGAGGCGATCCGCCAGGTGCTGACCGCGCTGCCCGCCAATGCGCCGGGCATGGTCATCGTCCAGCACATGCCCGAGAGTTTCACCAAGGCCTTCGCCAAGCGGCTCGACGGGCTCTGCGAAGTCGGCGTCAAGGAAGCCGAGCACGGCGATCCGGTTCTGCGCGGCCATGTCCTGATCGCGCCCGGCGGCCGGCACATGCTGCTCGAGCGCCAAGGCGCGCGCTATCATGTCGCTATCAAGGACGGGCCGCTGGTCTCGCGGCACCGCCCTTCGGTCGACGTGCTGTTCCGCTCGGCGGCGCGCGCGGCCGGATCGAACGCGATCGGCGTGATCATGACCGGCATGGGCGACGACGGTGCGCGCGGCATGCTCGAGATGAAGCAGGCTGGCGGGCGCACGATCGCGCAGGACGAGGCGACCTCGATCGTCTTCGGCATGCCCAAGGAAGCCATTGCCCGCGGCGGAGCCGAGCGCGTCGCGCCGCTCGGCTCGATCGCCCGCGAATTGCTGCAAGCTGCGGCAGCATAA
- a CDS encoding protein-glutamate O-methyltransferase CheR has product MSRAQARRAAPIGEDHLSQRNFSRVAAHIYERAGIIITDNKRTMLESRLRRRLAVVGAHDLDAYCDVVFSGDRPEEEEHLINAITTNKTDFFREPKHFDYLLSHILPDLVDEGARKIKVWSAACSTGAEPYTIAMLLDDYLAGRGRTGYEIMATDIDTNVLNAARRGIYDVEMIDPIPGHLRRKYVMMAKDPKRGEVRMAPSLRASIAFGRLNLMDSRYPVETGMDLVFCRNVLIYFDKATQEAVVNRLCENLKPGGYLFLGHAESVLGFTVPLTQVANTVFRRN; this is encoded by the coding sequence ATGTCCAGGGCCCAGGCGCGACGCGCGGCACCGATCGGCGAGGACCATCTCTCGCAGCGCAATTTCTCGCGCGTCGCCGCGCATATCTACGAGCGCGCGGGGATCATCATCACCGACAACAAGCGCACGATGCTCGAGAGCCGGCTGCGCCGCCGGCTGGCGGTGGTCGGCGCGCACGACCTCGACGCCTATTGCGACGTGGTGTTCTCGGGCGACCGGCCGGAGGAGGAAGAGCATCTGATCAATGCGATCACCACCAACAAGACCGATTTCTTCCGCGAGCCCAAGCACTTCGACTATCTGCTGAGCCATATCCTGCCCGACCTCGTCGATGAGGGTGCGCGCAAGATCAAGGTGTGGAGCGCTGCCTGCTCGACCGGGGCCGAACCCTACACGATCGCCATGCTGCTCGATGACTATCTGGCCGGCCGCGGCCGCACCGGTTACGAGATCATGGCGACGGACATCGACACCAATGTCCTGAACGCGGCGCGGCGCGGCATCTACGACGTCGAGATGATCGACCCGATCCCCGGGCACCTGCGCCGCAAATATGTGATGATGGCCAAGGATCCCAAGCGCGGTGAGGTCCGCATGGCACCGAGCCTGCGTGCCTCGATCGCCTTCGGTCGGCTCAACCTTATGGACTCGCGCTATCCGGTGGAGACCGGGATGGACCTCGTGTTCTGCCGCAACGTCCTGATCTATTTTGACAAGGCCACGCAGGAGGCGGTCGTCAACCGGCTCTGCGAGAACCTCAAGCCCGGCGGCTACCTTTTCCTCGGCCATGCGGAATCGGTCCTCGGCTTCACCGTGCCGCTAACCCAGGTCGCCAACACCGTTTTCCGGAGGAACTGA
- a CDS encoding chemotaxis protein CheW, producing the protein MSGTDEMVQAVTFGLGAETFAIPVNLVREILDHRETFHIPGAPAWLLGITDVRGQGVPTVDLRARLGLAVADVTPTTRILVVDVPLEGRALTLGLMVDRVLDVSTFGAEQIEAAPDIGIRWSSEYILGVVRRETGFVVLMDVARIFSGTSDAALLSQMSAAA; encoded by the coding sequence ATGAGCGGTACGGACGAAATGGTGCAGGCCGTCACTTTCGGTCTCGGCGCGGAGACTTTTGCGATCCCGGTCAATCTCGTCCGCGAGATCCTGGATCACCGCGAGACCTTCCATATCCCCGGGGCGCCGGCCTGGCTGCTCGGCATCACCGATGTCCGTGGGCAGGGGGTGCCGACGGTCGACCTGCGCGCGCGCCTCGGGCTGGCCGTGGCGGACGTCACGCCGACCACGCGGATCCTCGTGGTCGACGTGCCGCTGGAAGGCCGCGCGCTGACCCTCGGCCTGATGGTCGACCGCGTGCTCGACGTCAGCACCTTCGGCGCCGAGCAGATCGAGGCTGCGCCCGACATCGGCATCCGCTGGTCGTCGGAATACATCCTCGGCGTCGTGCGCCGCGAGACCGGCTTCGTCGTGCTGATGGACGTCGCGCGGATATTCTCGGGCACGTCCGATGCGGCGCTGCTTTCGCAGATGTCCGCCGCCGCCTGA
- a CDS encoding methyl-accepting chemotaxis protein: MRATIKLKLVATFALLLVIMSGIIALSVSRMSGLDESMSAVISGPAKQLDRARAIDSGIGMIVRGEKNLAMNEDPRLEREFDASITTWRGQVRQLIDEANAKPAEATRALWAKLDDQYAEFVAVNDRVRALAANDGKAAAELSMGESRARAQALTKTIELLVKKQQEMMQAADDEATAQYESARTTMLVMGVVAFLLTIAAAGYLSLIITRGLKSAGDALRQVADGDLTRMVEVRTQDEIGDLLNVVNTMIERLRDVVGEANAAATNVSAGSQELSATSEQVSQGATEQAAAAEQASAAMEEMAANVKQNADNAATTEKIARQSSKDAEASGVAVSKAVTAMRTIAEKISIVQEIARQTDLLALNAAVEAARAGEHGKGFAVVASEVRKLAERSQVAAAEIGAVSSDTMTAGAEAGEMLTKLVPDIRRTAELISEISAACREQDIGVAQINEAIQQLDQVTQQNAAASEQIASTSGDLASRAEELQASISFFRTGGREARSAARSVTAYTPKPTVKPKAAAKSASAKPAPVKPKANSVADQQARAQGFALDLSTGGPDDDDLDFGSQAA; encoded by the coding sequence ATGCGAGCAACAATCAAACTCAAGCTGGTTGCGACCTTCGCACTCCTGCTTGTCATCATGTCGGGGATCATCGCACTTTCAGTCAGCCGCATGAGCGGCCTCGACGAAAGCATGAGCGCAGTGATCAGCGGCCCCGCCAAGCAGCTCGATCGCGCCCGCGCGATCGACTCCGGCATCGGCATGATCGTCCGCGGCGAAAAGAACCTCGCGATGAACGAGGATCCGCGTCTCGAGCGTGAGTTCGATGCGTCGATCACCACGTGGCGCGGCCAGGTTCGCCAGCTGATCGACGAAGCCAATGCCAAGCCGGCTGAAGCGACCCGCGCGCTCTGGGCGAAGCTCGACGATCAATATGCCGAGTTCGTCGCGGTCAACGACCGGGTGCGCGCGCTCGCCGCCAATGACGGCAAGGCCGCTGCCGAGCTGTCGATGGGCGAATCCCGCGCCCGTGCCCAAGCGCTGACCAAGACGATCGAACTGCTGGTCAAGAAGCAGCAGGAAATGATGCAGGCGGCCGACGACGAGGCCACGGCCCAGTACGAGTCCGCACGGACGACGATGCTGGTCATGGGGGTCGTTGCCTTCCTGCTGACGATCGCCGCCGCCGGCTATCTCTCGCTGATCATCACGCGCGGCCTCAAGAGCGCGGGTGACGCACTGCGCCAGGTAGCCGATGGCGATCTGACCCGCATGGTCGAAGTCCGCACCCAGGACGAGATCGGCGACTTGCTGAACGTGGTGAACACCATGATCGAGCGCCTGCGTGACGTGGTGGGTGAGGCCAATGCTGCCGCGACCAACGTCTCGGCCGGCAGCCAGGAGCTTTCGGCGACCTCCGAGCAGGTCTCGCAAGGCGCGACCGAGCAGGCTGCCGCCGCCGAGCAGGCTTCGGCCGCGATGGAAGAGATGGCCGCGAACGTGAAGCAGAACGCCGACAACGCCGCGACTACCGAGAAGATCGCCCGCCAGTCGTCGAAGGACGCCGAAGCCAGCGGTGTTGCTGTCTCGAAGGCTGTCACGGCCATGCGCACGATCGCCGAGAAGATCTCGATCGTCCAGGAGATCGCGCGCCAGACGGACCTGCTCGCGCTCAACGCCGCGGTCGAAGCTGCCCGTGCCGGCGAGCACGGCAAGGGCTTTGCCGTTGTCGCTTCGGAAGTGCGCAAGCTTGCCGAACGCAGCCAGGTCGCCGCGGCCGAGATCGGTGCCGTGTCGTCCGATACGATGACTGCGGGCGCCGAGGCCGGTGAGATGCTGACCAAGCTGGTGCCCGACATCCGCCGCACGGCCGAGCTGATCAGCGAGATCAGCGCGGCCTGCCGCGAGCAGGACATCGGTGTCGCCCAGATCAACGAGGCGATCCAGCAGCTCGACCAGGTGACCCAGCAGAACGCCGCCGCTTCCGAGCAGATCGCCAGCACGTCGGGCGATCTCGCCAGCCGCGCCGAGGAGCTGCAGGCCAGCATCTCGTTCTTCCGCACCGGCGGCCGCGAGGCGCGCTCGGCAGCGCGCAGCGTGACTGCCTACACGCCCAAGCCCACGGTGAAGCCTAAGGCCGCGGCGAAGTCGGCCTCGGCGAAGCCCGCCCCGGTCAAGCCGAAGGCCAATTCGGTGGCCGATCAGCAGGCCCGCGCCCAAGGCTTCGCGCTCGATCTGTCCACTGGCGGACCGGACGACGACGACCTCGACTTCGGGAGCCAGGCAGCATGA